CCGAGGACCGGATGCTGAACGCCAGGACGAGCTGCGAGATACCCGTGATCAACAGGTAGGCGCCAAAGAAGATGGCGGTGACGAAGATTGCGGCTCCGGGGCGGATGAACACGAGAATTCCCAGGAGGATGGCGAGGATGCCGGTGACCAGTGCCGTCTTCCACAGGTGCGGCAACAAGCTTGGGGCAGCGGTGGATTCCATGCTCGCAGTGTGGCACAGGCTGGTGCCCTGAACACGGATTTTGCGGTACCGCTGTGGTGTCGGAGCGCGGTCGTTAATGTTCGGTTACCGAAGCTGCGTCGCCAGTCGGCGACCGTTATCGTCTCCGATTTGGAAGAGGCCGACCGCAGCCGCAGAGAGAGAAATGAGGCAACCGTGACAGTTGGATGTCATCCCCGCCGGAGCAGGATGTTGCGTTTCGCGGTGGTGCTCGCCGCGAGCAGCGCCCTGGCGCTGGCCGGCTGCGCGAACAATACCGAGACCGGTGGGTCGGAAACCAAGACCGCGGCCAAGGCTGAGAAGGTCGACGCGATCGCCGATACGTTGCCACCCGAGATCAAGTCGAGCGGCAAGCTGATCGTCGGCACCGACCCGTCCTATCCGCCCAACGAGTTCAAGGATCCGAGCGGCAAGATCATCGGCTTCGACGTGGAGCTGATGGATGCGGTGGCCGCGACCCTGGGCCTCACCGCGGAGTACCGGGCGTCGTTGTTCGACAAGATCATCCCGTCGGTCCAGGGCGGCAACTACAACGTCGGCATGTCCTCGTTCACCGATTCCAAGGAGCGGGAGAAGCAGGTCGACTTCGTCACCTATTTCCAGGCCGGTTCGGCGTGGGCGCAGAAGGTGGGCGCGGGCATCAATCCGGACGACGCGTGCGGCAAGAAGATCGCGGTGCAGACGGCGACGGTGCAGGACGCCGAGGTGACTGCCCGTGGCGAGAAGTGCGTCCAGGCAGGCAAGCCTGCCATTCGGGTCGTGAAGTTCGACGAT
The genomic region above belongs to Mycolicibacterium sp. HK-90 and contains:
- a CDS encoding ABC transporter substrate-binding protein, producing the protein MLRFAVVLAASSALALAGCANNTETGGSETKTAAKAEKVDAIADTLPPEIKSSGKLIVGTDPSYPPNEFKDPSGKIIGFDVELMDAVAATLGLTAEYRASLFDKIIPSVQGGNYNVGMSSFTDSKEREKQVDFVTYFQAGSAWAQKVGAGINPDDACGKKIAVQTATVQDAEVTARGEKCVQAGKPAIRVVKFDDQTAATSAVMLGQADAMSADSPVIAYAIKQSDGKLEAAGDIFDSAPYGWAVQKNSPLAQSLKQALEHLIESGAYEQVAKNWGAENGMIDKPAINGAIS